In Vanessa cardui chromosome 6, ilVanCard2.1, whole genome shotgun sequence, the following proteins share a genomic window:
- the LOC124530700 gene encoding larval cuticle protein 1-like — protein MKMIIVALAVVAVVAAAPAGKEDPPQPQILRSEFDQKPDGSYSYSYETENGINIQENGEIKQALDEENKPHDVVVVRGSYSYTNDQGKLESITYYADETGFHAEGESIPKVPVARR, from the exons ATGAAAATG aTCATTGTTGCCCTCGCTGTCGTGGCCGTTGTCGCCGCCGCACCTGCTGGTAAGGAGGATCCCCCCCAACCCCAGATCCTTCGTAGTGAATTTGACCAAAAGCCCGATGGAAGTTACTCTTACAG CTACGAAACCGAAAATGGAATAAACATCCAAGAAAACGGTGAAATCAAGCAAGCTTTGGACGAAGAGAACAAACCTCACGACGTCGTGGTCGTCCGTGGATCCTACTCATACACTAACGACCAAGGCAAATTGGAATCCATCACCTACTATGCTGATGAAACCGGTTTCCACGCTGAAGGAGAATCAATCCCTAAGGTTCCCGTTGCCAggagataa
- the LOC124530537 gene encoding endocuticle structural glycoprotein SgAbd-8-like, producing the protein MKSIVLIALFVAVAFAAPQAPAEPIPIVRQDSEINGDGSYQYSFETGNGISADEKGEVKKVGDVDTLAVSGQFQYPSEDGQNIQLTYVADENGFQPQGAHLPTAPPVPEAIQRSLAYLATAPPQTE; encoded by the exons ATGAAATCTATT GTATTGATCGCTCTTTTCGTCGCAGTGGCTTTTGCTGCTCCTCAAGCCCCGGCAGAGCCTATTCCTATCGTACGTCAGGACAGCGAGATCAATGGAGACGGATCTTACCAGTACTCTTTTGAAACTGGCAACGGCATCAGTGCTGACGAAAAAGGAGAAGTGAAGAAAGTTGGTGACGTCGACACTTTGGCTGTTTCAGGACAATTCCAATACCCTAGTGAAGATGGACAAAACATTCAATTGACTTACGTTGCTGATGAGAACGGTTTCCAACCTCAAGGCGCTCATCTGCCTACAGCTCCTCCAGTACCAGAGGCTATCCAGCGTTCCCTGGCTTACCTCGCCACGGCCCCGCCCCAaacagaataa